One Vespa crabro chromosome 1, iyVesCrab1.2, whole genome shotgun sequence genomic region harbors:
- the LOC124428738 gene encoding probable glucarate transporter isoform X1, producing MEKCRIVASRSPDDQNEQQTGMESETHDCNTKPIKLNEVKMFNTAVQKLRFLYKPYALAIVSVGYVLGELGHYVIGVTSKATAEDLHYGDISCQLNSSTLSLIELPIRCEQAQNETYCQSLELNGSSYCEWNYSGLGLDYQILAGPSFIAVFTIVGVILGIAADRFNRVRLLAICTLVFSLAIVLMGAVKEYWHLVVLRMVLAAGEAGCNPLATGLISDWFPEEQRGLVMSIFNWGIYGGYGIAFPVGRYVPALNAWDLGWRVCYYGAGIVGIIIAILTGLTLTEPERKTIGEENDKTKEKKISIWKVILQPRIILLCLAASIRHCGGMCFAYNCDLYYRDYFPDHDLGWWLFAVTIVIGSIGVVVGGVVSDKFVAKMGIRSRVAVLAISQLIATPPAFGSVYFEPRWAMLSLGFSYFFAEMWFGIVFAIVVEIVPLNLRSTTIGVFLFVMNNIGGNLPILVEPTRIAIGFRESLYIFYAGFYGISSIMFLLTMFLMDGPVKQTKNIEDQTRYDNCTFVNDEDQHVSSTIELPRLSIRPPYYENSQL from the exons ATGGAAAAGTGCCGGATCGTCGCCAGCCGGTCTCCAGACGACCAGAACGAGCAACAAACAGGCATGGAAAGCGAAACCCACGACTGCAACACAAAACCAATCAAATTAAATGAG GTAAAGATGTTCAATACAGCTGTACAAAAGCTGCGATTTTTATATAAGCCTTACGCCTTGGCCATAGTCTCGGTCGGATACGTACTCGGCGAGTTGGGACATTACGTGATCG GTGTTACGAGTAAGGCGACCGCTGAAGATTTACACTATGGCGACATATCCTGCCAATTGAATTCGAGTACTCTTTCGCTCATCGAACTTCCGATTAGATGCGAACAGGCACAGAACGAGACTTA CTGTCAATCTTTAGAACTGAATGGCTCCTCTTATTGCGAATGGAACTACAGCGGTCTCGGTTTAGACTATCAAATCTTAGCAGGGCCAAGTTTCATTGCCGTCTTTACAATAGTTGGAGTCATTTTAGGCATCGCTGCCGATCGATTCAATAG GGTCCGACTCTTAGCAATATGCACGCTGGTATTTAGTTTGGCAATTGTTTTAATGGGAGCAGTGAAAGAATATTGGCATCTCGTTGTCCTTCGGATGGTTCTTGCTGCTGG CGAGGCAGGATGCAATCCACTAGCAACCGGTCTCATTTCCGATTGGTTTCCTGAGGAACAGCGTGGTCTCGTCATGTCCATTTTCAATTGGGGTATTTATGGCGGCTATGGCATTGCTTTTCCGGTTGGCCGATACGTTCCAGCTTTAAATGCTTGGGATCTA GGATGGAGAGTCTGCTACTACGGAGCTGGAATAGTCGGCATCATTATCGCGATTCTTACCGGTCTGACTTTAACTGAACCGGAAAGGAAGACCATTGGCGAGGAAAACGATAagaccaaagaaaaaaagatctcgATTTGGAAAGTGATATTACAGCCACGAATAATACTCCTTTGTCTCGCTGCCAGCATCAGACATTGCG GTGGTATGTGTTTTGCATACAATTgcgatctttattatcgcgaCTATTTTCCGGATCACGATCTCGGCTGGTGGCTCTTTGCGGTGACCATTGTCATTGGCAGCATCGGTGTTGTCGTTGGAGGTGTGGTCAGTGATAAATTTGTCGCGAAAATGGGAATCAGATCACGTGTGGCAGTTTTGGCCATCAGCCAGCTAATAGCGACACCGCCAGCTTTTGGATCAGTCTACTTCGAACCACGTTGGGCTATGCTATCCCTCGggttttcatatttctttg CGGAGATGTGGTTCGGTATCGTTTTTGCAATAGTAGTAGAGATCGTTCCGTTGAACTTAAGATCTACGACTATAGGTGTTTTTCTGTTCGTAATGAACAATATTGGTGGTAATTTACCGATACTCGTTGAACCAACCAGGATAGCTATCGGCTTTCGGGAATCCCTCTACATTTTCTACGCTGGTTTCTACGGCATAA GTTCAATCATGTTTCTTCTGACGATGTTTCTAATGGATGGACCGGTAAAACAAACGAAGAACATTGAAGATCAAACTAGATATGACAATTGCACATTCGTCAACGATGAAGACCAACACGTTTCTTCGACAATAGAACTTCCTCGATTATCCATTCGACCGCCATACTATGAAAACTCGCAATTATGA
- the LOC124428738 gene encoding probable glucarate transporter isoform X2 produces the protein MKTIGNPILGYFLINEESCRFQVKMFNTAVQKLRFLYKPYALAIVSVGYVLGELGHYVIGVTSKATAEDLHYGDISCQLNSSTLSLIELPIRCEQAQNETYCQSLELNGSSYCEWNYSGLGLDYQILAGPSFIAVFTIVGVILGIAADRFNRVRLLAICTLVFSLAIVLMGAVKEYWHLVVLRMVLAAGEAGCNPLATGLISDWFPEEQRGLVMSIFNWGIYGGYGIAFPVGRYVPALNAWDLGWRVCYYGAGIVGIIIAILTGLTLTEPERKTIGEENDKTKEKKISIWKVILQPRIILLCLAASIRHCGGMCFAYNCDLYYRDYFPDHDLGWWLFAVTIVIGSIGVVVGGVVSDKFVAKMGIRSRVAVLAISQLIATPPAFGSVYFEPRWAMLSLGFSYFFAEMWFGIVFAIVVEIVPLNLRSTTIGVFLFVMNNIGGNLPILVEPTRIAIGFRESLYIFYAGFYGISSIMFLLTMFLMDGPVKQTKNIEDQTRYDNCTFVNDEDQHVSSTIELPRLSIRPPYYENSQL, from the exons ATGAAAACCATTGGAAATCCGATCCTTGGGTACTTTCTTATAAATGAAG AATCTTGTCGTTTTCAGGTAAAGATGTTCAATACAGCTGTACAAAAGCTGCGATTTTTATATAAGCCTTACGCCTTGGCCATAGTCTCGGTCGGATACGTACTCGGCGAGTTGGGACATTACGTGATCG GTGTTACGAGTAAGGCGACCGCTGAAGATTTACACTATGGCGACATATCCTGCCAATTGAATTCGAGTACTCTTTCGCTCATCGAACTTCCGATTAGATGCGAACAGGCACAGAACGAGACTTA CTGTCAATCTTTAGAACTGAATGGCTCCTCTTATTGCGAATGGAACTACAGCGGTCTCGGTTTAGACTATCAAATCTTAGCAGGGCCAAGTTTCATTGCCGTCTTTACAATAGTTGGAGTCATTTTAGGCATCGCTGCCGATCGATTCAATAG GGTCCGACTCTTAGCAATATGCACGCTGGTATTTAGTTTGGCAATTGTTTTAATGGGAGCAGTGAAAGAATATTGGCATCTCGTTGTCCTTCGGATGGTTCTTGCTGCTGG CGAGGCAGGATGCAATCCACTAGCAACCGGTCTCATTTCCGATTGGTTTCCTGAGGAACAGCGTGGTCTCGTCATGTCCATTTTCAATTGGGGTATTTATGGCGGCTATGGCATTGCTTTTCCGGTTGGCCGATACGTTCCAGCTTTAAATGCTTGGGATCTA GGATGGAGAGTCTGCTACTACGGAGCTGGAATAGTCGGCATCATTATCGCGATTCTTACCGGTCTGACTTTAACTGAACCGGAAAGGAAGACCATTGGCGAGGAAAACGATAagaccaaagaaaaaaagatctcgATTTGGAAAGTGATATTACAGCCACGAATAATACTCCTTTGTCTCGCTGCCAGCATCAGACATTGCG GTGGTATGTGTTTTGCATACAATTgcgatctttattatcgcgaCTATTTTCCGGATCACGATCTCGGCTGGTGGCTCTTTGCGGTGACCATTGTCATTGGCAGCATCGGTGTTGTCGTTGGAGGTGTGGTCAGTGATAAATTTGTCGCGAAAATGGGAATCAGATCACGTGTGGCAGTTTTGGCCATCAGCCAGCTAATAGCGACACCGCCAGCTTTTGGATCAGTCTACTTCGAACCACGTTGGGCTATGCTATCCCTCGggttttcatatttctttg CGGAGATGTGGTTCGGTATCGTTTTTGCAATAGTAGTAGAGATCGTTCCGTTGAACTTAAGATCTACGACTATAGGTGTTTTTCTGTTCGTAATGAACAATATTGGTGGTAATTTACCGATACTCGTTGAACCAACCAGGATAGCTATCGGCTTTCGGGAATCCCTCTACATTTTCTACGCTGGTTTCTACGGCATAA GTTCAATCATGTTTCTTCTGACGATGTTTCTAATGGATGGACCGGTAAAACAAACGAAGAACATTGAAGATCAAACTAGATATGACAATTGCACATTCGTCAACGATGAAGACCAACACGTTTCTTCGACAATAGAACTTCCTCGATTATCCATTCGACCGCCATACTATGAAAACTCGCAATTATGA
- the LOC124428738 gene encoding probable glucarate transporter isoform X4 — MKVKMFNTAVQKLRFLYKPYALAIVSVGYVLGELGHYVIGVTSKATAEDLHYGDISCQLNSSTLSLIELPIRCEQAQNETYCQSLELNGSSYCEWNYSGLGLDYQILAGPSFIAVFTIVGVILGIAADRFNRVRLLAICTLVFSLAIVLMGAVKEYWHLVVLRMVLAAGEAGCNPLATGLISDWFPEEQRGLVMSIFNWGIYGGYGIAFPVGRYVPALNAWDLGWRVCYYGAGIVGIIIAILTGLTLTEPERKTIGEENDKTKEKKISIWKVILQPRIILLCLAASIRHCGGMCFAYNCDLYYRDYFPDHDLGWWLFAVTIVIGSIGVVVGGVVSDKFVAKMGIRSRVAVLAISQLIATPPAFGSVYFEPRWAMLSLGFSYFFAEMWFGIVFAIVVEIVPLNLRSTTIGVFLFVMNNIGGNLPILVEPTRIAIGFRESLYIFYAGFYGISSIMFLLTMFLMDGPVKQTKNIEDQTRYDNCTFVNDEDQHVSSTIELPRLSIRPPYYENSQL; from the exons ATGAAG GTAAAGATGTTCAATACAGCTGTACAAAAGCTGCGATTTTTATATAAGCCTTACGCCTTGGCCATAGTCTCGGTCGGATACGTACTCGGCGAGTTGGGACATTACGTGATCG GTGTTACGAGTAAGGCGACCGCTGAAGATTTACACTATGGCGACATATCCTGCCAATTGAATTCGAGTACTCTTTCGCTCATCGAACTTCCGATTAGATGCGAACAGGCACAGAACGAGACTTA CTGTCAATCTTTAGAACTGAATGGCTCCTCTTATTGCGAATGGAACTACAGCGGTCTCGGTTTAGACTATCAAATCTTAGCAGGGCCAAGTTTCATTGCCGTCTTTACAATAGTTGGAGTCATTTTAGGCATCGCTGCCGATCGATTCAATAG GGTCCGACTCTTAGCAATATGCACGCTGGTATTTAGTTTGGCAATTGTTTTAATGGGAGCAGTGAAAGAATATTGGCATCTCGTTGTCCTTCGGATGGTTCTTGCTGCTGG CGAGGCAGGATGCAATCCACTAGCAACCGGTCTCATTTCCGATTGGTTTCCTGAGGAACAGCGTGGTCTCGTCATGTCCATTTTCAATTGGGGTATTTATGGCGGCTATGGCATTGCTTTTCCGGTTGGCCGATACGTTCCAGCTTTAAATGCTTGGGATCTA GGATGGAGAGTCTGCTACTACGGAGCTGGAATAGTCGGCATCATTATCGCGATTCTTACCGGTCTGACTTTAACTGAACCGGAAAGGAAGACCATTGGCGAGGAAAACGATAagaccaaagaaaaaaagatctcgATTTGGAAAGTGATATTACAGCCACGAATAATACTCCTTTGTCTCGCTGCCAGCATCAGACATTGCG GTGGTATGTGTTTTGCATACAATTgcgatctttattatcgcgaCTATTTTCCGGATCACGATCTCGGCTGGTGGCTCTTTGCGGTGACCATTGTCATTGGCAGCATCGGTGTTGTCGTTGGAGGTGTGGTCAGTGATAAATTTGTCGCGAAAATGGGAATCAGATCACGTGTGGCAGTTTTGGCCATCAGCCAGCTAATAGCGACACCGCCAGCTTTTGGATCAGTCTACTTCGAACCACGTTGGGCTATGCTATCCCTCGggttttcatatttctttg CGGAGATGTGGTTCGGTATCGTTTTTGCAATAGTAGTAGAGATCGTTCCGTTGAACTTAAGATCTACGACTATAGGTGTTTTTCTGTTCGTAATGAACAATATTGGTGGTAATTTACCGATACTCGTTGAACCAACCAGGATAGCTATCGGCTTTCGGGAATCCCTCTACATTTTCTACGCTGGTTTCTACGGCATAA GTTCAATCATGTTTCTTCTGACGATGTTTCTAATGGATGGACCGGTAAAACAAACGAAGAACATTGAAGATCAAACTAGATATGACAATTGCACATTCGTCAACGATGAAGACCAACACGTTTCTTCGACAATAGAACTTCCTCGATTATCCATTCGACCGCCATACTATGAAAACTCGCAATTATGA
- the LOC124428738 gene encoding probable glucarate transporter isoform X3 gives MIVSVPSHRFWFKVKMFNTAVQKLRFLYKPYALAIVSVGYVLGELGHYVIGVTSKATAEDLHYGDISCQLNSSTLSLIELPIRCEQAQNETYCQSLELNGSSYCEWNYSGLGLDYQILAGPSFIAVFTIVGVILGIAADRFNRVRLLAICTLVFSLAIVLMGAVKEYWHLVVLRMVLAAGEAGCNPLATGLISDWFPEEQRGLVMSIFNWGIYGGYGIAFPVGRYVPALNAWDLGWRVCYYGAGIVGIIIAILTGLTLTEPERKTIGEENDKTKEKKISIWKVILQPRIILLCLAASIRHCGGMCFAYNCDLYYRDYFPDHDLGWWLFAVTIVIGSIGVVVGGVVSDKFVAKMGIRSRVAVLAISQLIATPPAFGSVYFEPRWAMLSLGFSYFFAEMWFGIVFAIVVEIVPLNLRSTTIGVFLFVMNNIGGNLPILVEPTRIAIGFRESLYIFYAGFYGISSIMFLLTMFLMDGPVKQTKNIEDQTRYDNCTFVNDEDQHVSSTIELPRLSIRPPYYENSQL, from the exons atgattgttTCTGTTCCGTCTCACCGATTTTGGTTCAAG GTAAAGATGTTCAATACAGCTGTACAAAAGCTGCGATTTTTATATAAGCCTTACGCCTTGGCCATAGTCTCGGTCGGATACGTACTCGGCGAGTTGGGACATTACGTGATCG GTGTTACGAGTAAGGCGACCGCTGAAGATTTACACTATGGCGACATATCCTGCCAATTGAATTCGAGTACTCTTTCGCTCATCGAACTTCCGATTAGATGCGAACAGGCACAGAACGAGACTTA CTGTCAATCTTTAGAACTGAATGGCTCCTCTTATTGCGAATGGAACTACAGCGGTCTCGGTTTAGACTATCAAATCTTAGCAGGGCCAAGTTTCATTGCCGTCTTTACAATAGTTGGAGTCATTTTAGGCATCGCTGCCGATCGATTCAATAG GGTCCGACTCTTAGCAATATGCACGCTGGTATTTAGTTTGGCAATTGTTTTAATGGGAGCAGTGAAAGAATATTGGCATCTCGTTGTCCTTCGGATGGTTCTTGCTGCTGG CGAGGCAGGATGCAATCCACTAGCAACCGGTCTCATTTCCGATTGGTTTCCTGAGGAACAGCGTGGTCTCGTCATGTCCATTTTCAATTGGGGTATTTATGGCGGCTATGGCATTGCTTTTCCGGTTGGCCGATACGTTCCAGCTTTAAATGCTTGGGATCTA GGATGGAGAGTCTGCTACTACGGAGCTGGAATAGTCGGCATCATTATCGCGATTCTTACCGGTCTGACTTTAACTGAACCGGAAAGGAAGACCATTGGCGAGGAAAACGATAagaccaaagaaaaaaagatctcgATTTGGAAAGTGATATTACAGCCACGAATAATACTCCTTTGTCTCGCTGCCAGCATCAGACATTGCG GTGGTATGTGTTTTGCATACAATTgcgatctttattatcgcgaCTATTTTCCGGATCACGATCTCGGCTGGTGGCTCTTTGCGGTGACCATTGTCATTGGCAGCATCGGTGTTGTCGTTGGAGGTGTGGTCAGTGATAAATTTGTCGCGAAAATGGGAATCAGATCACGTGTGGCAGTTTTGGCCATCAGCCAGCTAATAGCGACACCGCCAGCTTTTGGATCAGTCTACTTCGAACCACGTTGGGCTATGCTATCCCTCGggttttcatatttctttg CGGAGATGTGGTTCGGTATCGTTTTTGCAATAGTAGTAGAGATCGTTCCGTTGAACTTAAGATCTACGACTATAGGTGTTTTTCTGTTCGTAATGAACAATATTGGTGGTAATTTACCGATACTCGTTGAACCAACCAGGATAGCTATCGGCTTTCGGGAATCCCTCTACATTTTCTACGCTGGTTTCTACGGCATAA GTTCAATCATGTTTCTTCTGACGATGTTTCTAATGGATGGACCGGTAAAACAAACGAAGAACATTGAAGATCAAACTAGATATGACAATTGCACATTCGTCAACGATGAAGACCAACACGTTTCTTCGACAATAGAACTTCCTCGATTATCCATTCGACCGCCATACTATGAAAACTCGCAATTATGA
- the LOC124428738 gene encoding probable glucarate transporter isoform X5 has product MFNTAVQKLRFLYKPYALAIVSVGYVLGELGHYVIGVTSKATAEDLHYGDISCQLNSSTLSLIELPIRCEQAQNETYCQSLELNGSSYCEWNYSGLGLDYQILAGPSFIAVFTIVGVILGIAADRFNRVRLLAICTLVFSLAIVLMGAVKEYWHLVVLRMVLAAGEAGCNPLATGLISDWFPEEQRGLVMSIFNWGIYGGYGIAFPVGRYVPALNAWDLGWRVCYYGAGIVGIIIAILTGLTLTEPERKTIGEENDKTKEKKISIWKVILQPRIILLCLAASIRHCGGMCFAYNCDLYYRDYFPDHDLGWWLFAVTIVIGSIGVVVGGVVSDKFVAKMGIRSRVAVLAISQLIATPPAFGSVYFEPRWAMLSLGFSYFFAEMWFGIVFAIVVEIVPLNLRSTTIGVFLFVMNNIGGNLPILVEPTRIAIGFRESLYIFYAGFYGISSIMFLLTMFLMDGPVKQTKNIEDQTRYDNCTFVNDEDQHVSSTIELPRLSIRPPYYENSQL; this is encoded by the exons ATGTTCAATACAGCTGTACAAAAGCTGCGATTTTTATATAAGCCTTACGCCTTGGCCATAGTCTCGGTCGGATACGTACTCGGCGAGTTGGGACATTACGTGATCG GTGTTACGAGTAAGGCGACCGCTGAAGATTTACACTATGGCGACATATCCTGCCAATTGAATTCGAGTACTCTTTCGCTCATCGAACTTCCGATTAGATGCGAACAGGCACAGAACGAGACTTA CTGTCAATCTTTAGAACTGAATGGCTCCTCTTATTGCGAATGGAACTACAGCGGTCTCGGTTTAGACTATCAAATCTTAGCAGGGCCAAGTTTCATTGCCGTCTTTACAATAGTTGGAGTCATTTTAGGCATCGCTGCCGATCGATTCAATAG GGTCCGACTCTTAGCAATATGCACGCTGGTATTTAGTTTGGCAATTGTTTTAATGGGAGCAGTGAAAGAATATTGGCATCTCGTTGTCCTTCGGATGGTTCTTGCTGCTGG CGAGGCAGGATGCAATCCACTAGCAACCGGTCTCATTTCCGATTGGTTTCCTGAGGAACAGCGTGGTCTCGTCATGTCCATTTTCAATTGGGGTATTTATGGCGGCTATGGCATTGCTTTTCCGGTTGGCCGATACGTTCCAGCTTTAAATGCTTGGGATCTA GGATGGAGAGTCTGCTACTACGGAGCTGGAATAGTCGGCATCATTATCGCGATTCTTACCGGTCTGACTTTAACTGAACCGGAAAGGAAGACCATTGGCGAGGAAAACGATAagaccaaagaaaaaaagatctcgATTTGGAAAGTGATATTACAGCCACGAATAATACTCCTTTGTCTCGCTGCCAGCATCAGACATTGCG GTGGTATGTGTTTTGCATACAATTgcgatctttattatcgcgaCTATTTTCCGGATCACGATCTCGGCTGGTGGCTCTTTGCGGTGACCATTGTCATTGGCAGCATCGGTGTTGTCGTTGGAGGTGTGGTCAGTGATAAATTTGTCGCGAAAATGGGAATCAGATCACGTGTGGCAGTTTTGGCCATCAGCCAGCTAATAGCGACACCGCCAGCTTTTGGATCAGTCTACTTCGAACCACGTTGGGCTATGCTATCCCTCGggttttcatatttctttg CGGAGATGTGGTTCGGTATCGTTTTTGCAATAGTAGTAGAGATCGTTCCGTTGAACTTAAGATCTACGACTATAGGTGTTTTTCTGTTCGTAATGAACAATATTGGTGGTAATTTACCGATACTCGTTGAACCAACCAGGATAGCTATCGGCTTTCGGGAATCCCTCTACATTTTCTACGCTGGTTTCTACGGCATAA GTTCAATCATGTTTCTTCTGACGATGTTTCTAATGGATGGACCGGTAAAACAAACGAAGAACATTGAAGATCAAACTAGATATGACAATTGCACATTCGTCAACGATGAAGACCAACACGTTTCTTCGACAATAGAACTTCCTCGATTATCCATTCGACCGCCATACTATGAAAACTCGCAATTATGA
- the LOC124428722 gene encoding uncharacterized protein LOC124428722 yields the protein MDLEDLERWWKNPGIAVWSFVLFGCFLLNVILFLIFLIRPGLRTISNRFVMNLTVSNLLICALLNPLLIMDASPTTKSDSSPLSAENICAVSEGATALMTTSSVLSVFLIAIDQYFAVVDPLRYRAKVDKLKSGILIISVWLISSIFALLAFLNPNPRSLWLSCNLQSISATYLSRNSSINLQSNSSFGIIKNKTVDIETKWIEFVENAPNENSMTYGTIYTMVHSLFAYLLPFACVCWIYVKIYSAAHRNSERTRRTGSRPILSSASFCEDQKSQQQQNQQVDSFVEDCRRIPKISSLSSIDETSETTQPAGSQVLRGRSFSSALEIHLTNLPSTNEVSSSTTVVFTVGPDTDECSSYHEENEKNESNKSDLPISTRKADFMEKDEINIQLFPDPTKYDLVKNRFLDRSDHRRKLSHNLMYDQMLVQESTRDSWLNNDAVADVRNSDTEEDIPSERFRPTIEDDVCRQQKPIYLSPYSAYETALNRNEEKDGIEVDGIYTTQGLRFNDTFVQTKDHGNVEESDKNEFERSKNKKHYDGLTSDFEITEVIVDNCDVFNVENTGKSTEIVLNGTNTETSACLLTPIVTITPAPNKSTLHRVASVRSTSSYINSLKYRISNGSLFRYREETRAARISALVIVMGLICWSPYEILLLLKNFPPYNDRRIAHEYDVMALCFLVLAAYVSPLLFGYRSKRVKRELRKFFCFKKELSYKNNRSLMAKKVLKRRHSNTFSQMEQENRYNIFNCVYGRNRWPKEKVQFVQVSDTALAVETCRSSFSSGASTQISSTSTDDC from the coding sequence ATTCGTGATGAATTTGACCGTCTCGAACCTGCTAATCTGTGCGCTACTGAATCCTCTCTTAATCATGGATGCCTCACCAACGACTAAATCCGACTCGTCACCGTTATCAGCGGAAAATATCTGCGCGGTATCAGAAGGTGCGACGGCCCTCATGACAACTTCCTCGGTGTTATCGGTCTTCCTTATAGCCATAGATCAATACTTCGCCGTGGTGGATCCTTTGAGATATCGCGCAAAGGTCGACAAACTGAAATCTGGGATCTTAATAATCTCAGTTTGGCTCATCTCCTCGATATTTGCCCTTTTGGCCTTCTTAAATCCAAATCCTCGTAGCCTTTGGCTATCTTGTAATCTACAGTCTATATCAGCTACTTATCTATCTCGAAACTCGTCCATAAATTTACAGAGCAATTCGAGCTTTGGCATCATCAAAAATAAGACTGTCGATATAGAAACAAAATGGATCGAATTCGTCGAGAATGCTCCAAACGAAAATTCGATGACCTATGGTACGATTTACACGATGGTGCACAGTTTATTCGCCTACCTCTTACCGTTTGCCTGTGTCTGTTGGATATACGTAAAAATCTATTCTGCGGCGCATAGGAATTcggaaagaacaagaagaactGGTTCCAGACCAATACTTTCGTCGGCAAGTTTTTGCGAGGATCAAAAATCGCAGCAACAACAGAACCAACAAGTAGATAGTTTCGTGGAGGACTGTAGAAGAATACCTAAAATTTCGAGTCTCTCGTCGATTGACGAAACTAGCGAGACGACTCAACCGGCGGGAAGCCAAGTACTTCGCggacgttctttttcttcagcTTTAGAAATTCACTTGACTAATCTTCCTTCCACCAACGAGGTTTCTTCGTCTACCACTGTTGTATTTACCGTAGGACCCGATACTGACGAGTGCTCGTCGTATCatgaggaaaatgaaaaaaacgaATCCAACAAATCAGATCTTCCTATCTCGACGAGGAAGGCTGACTTTATGGAAAAGGACGAAATAAATATCCAGCTGTTTCCGGATCCTACCAAGTATGATCTCGTTAAGAATCGGTTTCTGGATCGATCTGATCATAGAAGGAAATTGTCACATAATCTTATGTACGATCAGATGTTGGTGCAAGAAAGTACGAGAGATTCTTGGCTCAATAATGACGCTGTAGCTGATGTAAGAAATTCGGATACGGAAGAAGATATTCCTTCTGAACGTTTTCGCCCCACAATCGAAGACGATGTGTGTCGTCAACAAAAACCCATATATCTTTCACCATATTCGGCCTACGAAACTGCCTTAAATCGTAATGAAGAAAAGGATGGCATAGAAGTAGATGGTATATATACTACTCAAGGTTTGAGATTTAATGACACTTTCGTTCAAACCAAAGATCATGGAAATGTCGAAGAGTCTGATAAAAACGAATTCGAACggtcaaaaaataaaaaacattacgATGGATTAACCTCAGATTTTGAAATAACCGAGGTAATTGTCGATAACTGCGATGTCTTCAATGTAGAAAATACTGGAAAATCCACGGAAATAGTGTTGAACGGTACTAACACTGAAACATCCGCTTGCCTCTTGACACCTATTGTAACGATCACGCCAGCTCCTAATAAAAGTACTTTGCATCGAGTTGCCAGTGTCAGGAGTACTTCTAGTTACATAAATTCTCTTAAGTACAGGATCAGTAATGGTTCGTTATTCAGATATCGAGAGGAGACTAGAGCTGCTAGGATAAGCGCTTTAGTCATTGTGATGGGCTTGATATGTTGGTCCCCATATGAGATACTATTGCTTCTGAAGAATTTTCCGCCTTATAACGATCGACGAATCGCTCACGAGTATGATGTGATGGCACTGTGTTTTCTTGTTCTGGCTGCTTATGTGAGTCCGTTGCTTTTCGGGTATCGTTCGAAAAGAGTTAAAAGAGAGCTGAGGAAGTTCTTTTGTTTCAAAAAAGAGTTATCCTACAAAAATAACAGAAGCCTTATGGCGAAAAAGGTTTTAAAGAGACGTCATAGTAACACGTTCAGCCAAATGGAGCAGGAGAATCGCTACAATATCTTCAATTGTGTCTATGGTAGAAATCGTTGGCCTAAGGAAAAAGTGCAATTCGTTCAGGTGTCAGATACCGCTTTAGCGGTGGAAACCTGCAGAAGTAGCTTTTCAAGTGGTGCGAGTACACAAATTTCGAGCACATCCACGGACGATTGTTGA